A window of Haliscomenobacter hydrossis DSM 1100 contains these coding sequences:
- a CDS encoding sensor histidine kinase — MTVNTHFLNNYRLKVAFHVGVWLVLILVYAWLFQPLYGDLGMSILRGLGNLLPMAVLFYANLWLVERYFEKNRYVQFLLWATVLMIGIAALRVNLNQFFPEIKPSSVILSPGNKWWAGAVLTNILTLLVSTFYQILEIRFRHEQQNAAIISKQNEAQLQFLRAQINPHFLFNTLNNIYSLAVVRSPQTADMVMQLSKLLRYVVYDSKAEQIPLETEIDHIEQYLQLFRMRSEAPLNITFQVSGPIEGLRLEPMMLIPLVENCCKHADFDTNEKAFIRLELRVENGWLHFHTTNTKNDQDRQKDQVGGVGLDNLRQRLELLYPNAHRFTTQDKIAVFEVGFSIKMD; from the coding sequence ATGACCGTGAATACCCATTTTTTGAACAATTACCGCCTCAAGGTGGCCTTTCACGTAGGGGTGTGGCTGGTGCTGATCCTGGTGTATGCCTGGTTGTTTCAGCCTTTGTACGGCGATCTGGGCATGAGCATCTTGCGGGGGCTGGGCAATCTCCTGCCCATGGCCGTGCTGTTTTATGCCAACCTGTGGCTGGTGGAGCGCTATTTTGAGAAAAACCGCTACGTCCAGTTTCTGCTCTGGGCCACCGTATTGATGATTGGAATTGCCGCATTGCGGGTCAACCTGAATCAATTTTTCCCGGAAATCAAACCCAGTTCCGTGATCTTATCGCCAGGCAACAAATGGTGGGCCGGGGCGGTGTTGACCAATATCCTGACCCTTTTGGTGAGCACTTTTTACCAAATTCTGGAAATCCGTTTCCGGCACGAACAACAAAACGCGGCCATCATCAGCAAACAAAACGAGGCGCAGTTGCAGTTTTTACGCGCCCAGATCAATCCGCATTTTTTGTTCAATACCCTGAACAATATTTACTCCCTGGCGGTAGTACGCTCCCCCCAGACGGCGGATATGGTCATGCAGCTGTCCAAACTTTTGCGTTACGTGGTGTACGATTCCAAAGCCGAGCAAATTCCCCTCGAAACCGAGATTGACCACATTGAGCAATACCTGCAACTGTTTCGGATGCGCAGCGAAGCTCCACTGAACATTACTTTTCAGGTCAGTGGTCCCATTGAAGGGCTACGTTTGGAACCGATGATGTTGATTCCCCTGGTGGAAAACTGTTGCAAACACGCTGATTTTGATACCAACGAAAAAGCGTTCATTCGATTGGAACTCCGGGTAGAAAACGGCTGGCTGCACTTCCATACCACCAATACCAAAAATGATCAGGATCGCCAAAAAGACCAGGTCGGCGGGGTAGGTTTGGACAACCTCCGGCAGCGGCTGGAATTGTTGTATCCCAACGCGCATCGCTTCACCACTCAAGATAAAATTGCGGTGTTTGAGGTGGGGTTTTCGATAAAAATGGATTAA
- a CDS encoding UbiD family decarboxylase — MSYSSLRACVQDLEKHGQLLRIKKEVDPNLEMAEIHRRIFEEGGPAILFEKVKGSPFQAVSNIYGTYERTDFIFRHTLEKVKRVIELKADPANFFKKPTRYLSAPFTALSALPLRSWGKTPVQWGETTIDQLPLIKSWPMDGGAFVTMPQVFSLPPGSRNIMESNLGMYRIQLDGNDYITNKEIGLHYQLHRGIGVHHTLYNETNEDFRCSIFVGGPPSHAFSAIMPLPEGLSELTFAGMLAGRRFRYTWQDGYVLSGDADFVITGTIRKGEKKPEGPFGDHLGYYSLTHDFPVMDVHKVYYRKDALWHFSVVGRPPMEDSSFGYLIHKIVKLLTPQEFPGIKQIHAVDAAGVHPLLLAIGNERYMPFRERVPEEILTQANHILGSGQTSLAKFLVIAAAEDNPNLDCHDIASFFSHVLERVDWTRDLHFHTKTTIDTLDYSGSGWNAGSKVVMACRGDKRRTLATTLPGTALNLPAGFSGPQVAQPGVLAISGPAFHGHESYGDVQVLADALGKQAGLEGFPLVVLCDDPQFLAATLNNFLWVTFTRANPSHDLHGVDSFTENKHWGCRGALIIDARKKPHHAPELVAPEFGWKIGDWVG; from the coding sequence ATGAGTTACTCCAGCCTACGCGCTTGTGTACAAGATTTAGAAAAGCACGGCCAATTGCTGCGCATCAAAAAAGAAGTAGACCCCAATCTGGAAATGGCCGAGATTCACCGCCGGATTTTTGAAGAAGGTGGCCCGGCCATCTTGTTTGAAAAAGTAAAAGGCAGCCCCTTCCAGGCGGTAAGCAACATATATGGTACCTATGAGCGCACCGACTTCATTTTTCGCCATACCCTGGAAAAGGTCAAAAGGGTGATTGAACTCAAAGCCGACCCAGCCAATTTTTTCAAAAAACCGACCCGCTATCTAAGTGCACCATTCACCGCTTTAAGCGCCTTACCCCTGCGCAGCTGGGGCAAAACGCCCGTGCAATGGGGCGAAACGACCATTGACCAACTGCCCCTGATCAAATCCTGGCCCATGGACGGCGGGGCTTTTGTGACCATGCCCCAGGTGTTCAGTTTGCCACCGGGTTCGCGCAACATCATGGAATCAAATCTGGGCATGTACCGCATCCAACTGGATGGCAATGATTACATCACCAACAAAGAAATTGGTCTGCACTACCAGCTCCACCGGGGCATTGGGGTACACCACACTTTATACAATGAGACCAATGAGGATTTTCGCTGCTCCATCTTTGTAGGAGGGCCCCCTTCACATGCTTTTTCGGCCATCATGCCCTTACCGGAGGGTTTATCCGAGCTGACGTTTGCGGGCATGCTGGCAGGACGGCGCTTTCGGTACACCTGGCAAGATGGGTATGTCCTGTCTGGCGATGCCGATTTTGTCATCACGGGTACGATCCGCAAAGGTGAGAAAAAACCCGAAGGGCCTTTTGGTGACCACCTGGGTTATTACAGCCTCACGCACGATTTTCCGGTCATGGATGTGCACAAGGTATATTACCGCAAGGATGCGCTCTGGCATTTCAGTGTGGTGGGCAGGCCGCCGATGGAAGACAGCAGTTTTGGCTACCTCATCCACAAGATTGTCAAACTGTTGACGCCACAAGAGTTTCCAGGCATCAAACAAATCCACGCCGTAGATGCGGCAGGCGTACACCCCCTGTTGTTGGCCATTGGCAATGAACGCTACATGCCTTTCCGGGAGCGGGTACCGGAGGAAATTCTCACCCAGGCGAATCACATCCTGGGCTCGGGACAAACCAGTTTGGCCAAATTTCTGGTCATCGCTGCTGCCGAGGACAATCCCAATCTGGATTGCCACGACATTGCCAGCTTTTTCAGCCATGTCCTGGAGCGGGTGGATTGGACGCGCGATCTGCATTTTCATACCAAAACCACCATCGATACCCTGGATTATTCGGGATCAGGCTGGAATGCAGGTTCCAAAGTAGTGATGGCTTGCCGGGGCGACAAACGCCGAACACTGGCCACTACCCTACCCGGCACCGCCTTGAATTTACCCGCTGGCTTCAGCGGGCCACAGGTTGCACAACCTGGCGTATTGGCCATCAGCGGGCCAGCTTTCCACGGCCATGAGTCTTATGGCGATGTACAAGTACTAGCAGATGCGCTTGGCAAACAGGCGGGGTTGGAAGGTTTTCCGCTGGTGGTGTTGTGCGATGATCCGCAGTTTCTGGCCGCTACCCTCAATAATTTCCTTTGGGTGACGTTCACCCGCGCCAACCCTTCACACGACCTTCATGGGGTAGACAGCTTTACTGAAAACAAACATTGGGGTTGTCGGGGCGCATTGATCATCGATGCGCGGAAGAAGCCGCATCATGCGCCAGAGTTGGTGGCCCCGGAGTTTGGGTGGAAAATTGGGGATTGGGTAGGTTAA
- the thyA gene encoding thymidylate synthase: MQQYHTLLQHILKNGVRKHDRTGTGTISVFGYQVRFDLNDGFPLITTKKVHIKSIIHELLWFLKGDTNIQYLVRNGVGIWNEWPFQFWLQNENPDLAQTKYSPAWKDKLSEFVERIKTDDDFATQWGNLGPVYGQQWRNFEGVDQIVQVVNDIRRSPDSRRLLVSAWNPKEIPVMVKSGLPPCHALFQFYVAEGKLSCQLYQRSADVFLGVPFNIASYALLTLMMAQVCGLQPGEFIHSFGDAHLYLNHLEQAQIQLSRQPRSLPQMKLNPAVREIFDFQYEDFTLSDYDPYPAIKAEVSV, translated from the coding sequence ATGCAGCAGTACCATACACTGCTCCAACACATCCTGAAAAATGGAGTACGCAAGCATGACCGTACAGGCACAGGCACCATCAGTGTTTTTGGTTATCAAGTGAGATTTGACCTCAATGATGGATTCCCACTAATCACCACGAAAAAAGTCCACATCAAGTCGATTATTCACGAGCTGTTGTGGTTTCTAAAAGGAGACACCAACATTCAGTATCTCGTGCGCAACGGCGTAGGCATTTGGAATGAATGGCCATTTCAGTTTTGGTTGCAAAACGAAAACCCGGATTTGGCCCAAACCAAATACAGTCCAGCTTGGAAAGACAAGCTGAGCGAATTTGTGGAGCGCATCAAAACCGACGATGACTTTGCCACGCAATGGGGAAACCTGGGGCCGGTATATGGCCAGCAATGGCGCAACTTTGAAGGAGTGGATCAAATTGTTCAGGTCGTAAACGACATCCGGCGTAGTCCTGACTCGCGGCGTTTGCTGGTTTCCGCCTGGAATCCTAAAGAAATTCCGGTGATGGTCAAATCGGGTTTGCCCCCTTGTCACGCGCTGTTTCAGTTTTACGTGGCCGAAGGCAAACTCTCTTGTCAATTGTACCAACGTTCTGCTGATGTATTTCTCGGCGTTCCTTTCAATATTGCTTCCTATGCCTTGCTTACACTGATGATGGCACAAGTATGTGGCCTGCAACCCGGAGAATTCATTCATTCTTTTGGCGATGCGCACTTGTACCTCAATCACCTGGAGCAAGCCCAAATCCAACTTTCCCGACAACCACGTTCACTTCCCCAAATGAAACTCAACCCCGCAGTTCGTGAAATCTTTGATTTTCAATACGAAGATTTCACCCTCAGCGATTACGACCCATACCCAGCCATCAAGGCAGAGGTATCCGTTTAA
- a CDS encoding c-type cytochrome — protein sequence MIFKSLTSRVLLIASLLFSTMALFGQGAAKGDDKAGKTLFQNNCASCHNKNMKSDLTGPALGGVEERWAAYPRADLYLWIRNSQSMINSHPRGKELWAKWQPTVMNSFNGLSDQDIENILAYIQCMYDGSCDPAAAAAGAAAAGGATEKPKNNTLLFVLLAGILGIFTVVLAQILSNLKYMLAVKEGLPAQRQTLKQVLLSKGVIAFALFAAVVLGGYTTVNQAIALGRQQGYQPDQPIKFSHATHAGVHKIDCNYCHDSARRSKHSSIPAANTCMNCHRAIKVGSKYGTAELTKVFASIGYDPRADKYIENYENLSEDEVKSKYTAWIEDNAIQGGKTPDAAIKEGALQWEAIKEALTDPKTGDKKVQGPIEWVRIHNLPDHAYFNHAQHVSVGKVACQTCHGKVEEMDLLQQHAPLSMGWCINCHRQTEVKFADNGYYNSYYAKFHQELQEGKRKKVTVEDIGGLECQKCHY from the coding sequence ATGATATTTAAGTCTCTGACTAGCCGAGTACTGCTTATTGCTTCACTATTGTTCAGTACGATGGCTTTGTTTGGCCAAGGTGCGGCAAAAGGTGATGATAAGGCGGGGAAAACCCTTTTCCAGAATAATTGTGCCTCTTGTCACAACAAGAACATGAAAAGTGACCTCACCGGTCCGGCTCTTGGTGGGGTAGAAGAACGTTGGGCTGCATATCCACGGGCAGATTTGTATCTGTGGATTCGCAATTCACAATCCATGATCAATAGCCATCCTCGGGGTAAAGAACTCTGGGCAAAATGGCAACCAACTGTGATGAACAGTTTTAATGGTTTGAGTGATCAGGACATCGAGAACATCCTGGCTTACATTCAGTGTATGTATGATGGTTCCTGTGATCCAGCCGCTGCTGCTGCTGGTGCTGCTGCCGCAGGAGGTGCAACCGAAAAGCCTAAAAACAATACCTTGCTTTTTGTATTGTTGGCCGGGATTTTGGGCATCTTCACCGTGGTACTTGCGCAAATCCTGTCTAACCTCAAGTACATGCTGGCCGTCAAAGAAGGCCTCCCTGCTCAGCGTCAAACGCTCAAGCAAGTGTTGCTTAGCAAAGGCGTCATTGCTTTCGCCTTGTTTGCTGCGGTAGTTTTGGGTGGATACACTACGGTCAACCAAGCCATCGCTCTAGGGCGTCAGCAAGGTTATCAACCAGATCAGCCCATTAAATTTTCCCACGCTACCCACGCAGGAGTACACAAAATTGATTGCAACTACTGCCACGATAGTGCGCGTAGAAGTAAACATTCTTCAATTCCTGCCGCCAATACCTGTATGAACTGCCACCGCGCCATCAAGGTTGGCTCAAAATACGGTACTGCGGAATTGACCAAAGTGTTCGCCTCAATCGGTTACGATCCCAGAGCGGATAAATACATCGAGAATTACGAGAACCTCTCGGAAGACGAGGTTAAGTCGAAATATACCGCCTGGATTGAAGACAATGCCATCCAAGGAGGTAAAACTCCGGATGCTGCCATCAAAGAAGGTGCGCTGCAGTGGGAGGCCATCAAAGAAGCGCTTACCGATCCTAAGACCGGCGACAAAAAAGTACAAGGGCCAATCGAGTGGGTACGCATCCACAACTTGCCTGACCATGCTTATTTCAACCACGCACAGCACGTATCGGTAGGCAAAGTAGCTTGCCAAACTTGCCATGGTAAAGTGGAAGAAATGGATTTGTTGCAGCAGCACGCTCCGTTGTCCATGGGTTGGTGTATCAACTGTCACCGCCAAACGGAAGTTAAATTTGCAGACAATGGCTACTACAATAGTTACTATGCTAAGTTCCACCAGGAATTACAGGAAGGAAAGCGCAAAAAAGTAACAGTAGAAGACATTGGCGGTTTGGAATGCCAAAAATGCCATTATTAA
- a CDS encoding TAT-variant-translocated molybdopterin oxidoreductase, translating into MKNQNKEIWIGTDQIANDPIYNEITNQEFYERPISEQLADDKTMDLNANRRDFLKYLGFGLGAATIAASCEIPIRKAIPYVIKPDEIVPGVATYYASSFVNGGDYCAILVKTREGRPIKIEGNSLSSVTKGGTSARAQASVLSLYDSGRFDGPYRVKGGKVDRADAKFGKGPSLAQIDKEIMAKLNSGSRVRIVAPTIMSPMTLQAIADFKATYANTEVVIYDPASSSALLQANEQCFGSATIPAYSFDKAEVIVGFECDFLGTWVSPTEFATQYIKNRKITDAKQTKMSRHYQVEAHMSLTGSNADNRILVKPSHQGAAIVALYNEVAALTGGSRVSGPALPAETATKFKAVAKDLVAAKGKALVVSGSNNTGEQVLVNAINAMLDSYGNTITFANASNQRQGQDKNIQKLIREMASGQVDAVFFFEGVNPAYDLPNSDKFRDAAAKVKLKVSLALAPNETALACDFVVPTNHFLESWGDAEPKKGHYSLIQPTIAPLFKTRQAEESLLTWAKSDKLNKDSEQPVYDYLVAFWEANMFPKQNRFTTFQNFWDSTLHDGVFEVPSADVPEFGFGGDVNAAAAKVRKPAADGLELAFFETVTIGDGKYASNPWLQEMPDPIARTVWGNNLAVPLKYEGGIRFTALNDLNQREMYGSADFVEVEAKGQKVTTSAVRQFGQMWDTVGLAIGYGRECTGYQGRAIGDKVGVNVYPMMSIDADGNTQYYAASVKVSESVGKDKDFACVQYHHGMGMTGKDKDGKTIKDQSSGKDLNLDEHTSMTLGAGYQGGIVDRSIVYKAHINELPELIEHIQEKRSEAQHLNDQTLYPFDKYVADRYSQSQWWAMHVDLSACIGCGACQVACVAENNIPVVGKFEVSRHHEMSWLRIDRYFFGDYETPNVVYQPMMCQHCDNAPCENVCPVNATNHSSEGLNQMSYNRCIGTRYCANNCPYKVRRFNWLDYTTADIFPINENYINGEELPYTADNLMRMVLNPDVTVRSRGVIEKCSFCVQRIQEGKLTAKREGRKVKDTDVKTACQTACPTGAIVFGDRNDKTAEVAKRSAHPLNYLALEEINVQSSVTYQAKVVNRNEAV; encoded by the coding sequence ATGAAAAACCAAAATAAAGAAATCTGGATCGGTACAGATCAAATTGCAAACGATCCGATTTACAACGAGATTACCAATCAGGAGTTTTATGAGCGGCCTATATCTGAACAACTGGCCGATGATAAAACAATGGATCTGAATGCCAACCGCCGGGACTTCTTGAAGTACCTCGGCTTTGGTTTAGGTGCAGCGACCATTGCTGCAAGTTGTGAAATTCCCATTAGAAAAGCGATTCCATACGTCATCAAACCCGACGAAATTGTACCAGGGGTAGCCACTTATTATGCTTCCTCTTTCGTCAATGGTGGTGATTATTGCGCCATTTTGGTAAAAACCCGTGAAGGCCGCCCGATCAAGATCGAAGGCAACAGCCTTTCCAGTGTAACCAAAGGTGGAACCAGTGCACGTGCTCAGGCCAGTGTACTGAGTCTGTATGATTCTGGTCGTTTTGACGGGCCTTACCGCGTAAAAGGTGGTAAGGTTGATCGGGCAGATGCCAAATTCGGCAAAGGCCCATCACTGGCGCAGATCGACAAAGAAATTATGGCCAAACTGAACAGCGGTAGCCGCGTGCGTATTGTAGCTCCAACCATCATGAGCCCAATGACGCTGCAAGCCATTGCTGATTTTAAAGCCACTTATGCCAATACCGAAGTAGTCATCTACGACCCTGCCTCTAGTTCTGCCTTGCTGCAGGCCAACGAGCAGTGTTTTGGGTCGGCTACGATTCCTGCGTATAGCTTCGACAAAGCGGAAGTTATTGTTGGTTTTGAGTGCGATTTCCTCGGTACCTGGGTTTCTCCCACCGAGTTCGCCACTCAATACATCAAAAACCGCAAAATCACGGATGCAAAACAAACCAAGATGTCGCGCCACTACCAGGTGGAAGCACACATGAGTTTGACGGGCTCTAACGCCGACAACCGGATTTTGGTTAAACCATCTCATCAAGGTGCAGCAATTGTGGCCTTGTACAATGAAGTTGCTGCGCTGACTGGCGGTTCCAGAGTATCCGGACCCGCATTGCCTGCTGAAACAGCTACCAAGTTCAAGGCGGTTGCCAAGGACCTCGTTGCTGCCAAAGGTAAAGCCCTGGTGGTTTCTGGCTCCAACAACACGGGTGAGCAAGTGCTGGTGAACGCCATCAACGCGATGCTGGATTCTTACGGCAATACCATCACCTTCGCCAATGCTTCCAACCAACGCCAGGGACAGGACAAGAACATCCAGAAATTGATTCGGGAAATGGCCAGTGGCCAGGTTGACGCAGTCTTCTTCTTTGAAGGCGTCAACCCAGCTTATGACCTGCCCAATAGTGATAAATTCCGCGATGCTGCGGCAAAAGTGAAGCTGAAAGTTTCACTCGCTCTGGCACCCAATGAAACTGCATTGGCTTGTGATTTCGTCGTTCCAACCAACCATTTTCTGGAAAGCTGGGGTGACGCTGAGCCTAAAAAAGGCCACTACAGTTTGATTCAGCCAACCATTGCGCCACTTTTCAAAACCCGTCAAGCCGAAGAATCACTGCTGACCTGGGCGAAAAGTGACAAACTGAATAAAGACTCTGAGCAACCCGTCTACGACTACCTCGTAGCTTTCTGGGAAGCCAATATGTTCCCCAAACAAAACCGTTTCACTACTTTCCAAAACTTCTGGGACAGTACCCTGCACGATGGTGTTTTTGAAGTGCCATCAGCGGATGTTCCTGAATTTGGTTTTGGTGGTGATGTGAATGCTGCCGCTGCCAAAGTACGCAAACCTGCTGCTGATGGTTTGGAGTTGGCCTTCTTTGAAACGGTGACCATTGGCGACGGCAAATATGCTTCCAATCCCTGGTTGCAGGAAATGCCTGACCCAATTGCCCGTACGGTATGGGGCAACAACCTGGCTGTTCCACTGAAATATGAAGGAGGAATCCGCTTTACCGCGCTCAACGACCTCAACCAACGCGAAATGTACGGTTCTGCCGACTTTGTCGAGGTTGAAGCAAAAGGCCAAAAAGTGACCACCTCGGCGGTTCGCCAGTTTGGTCAAATGTGGGATACGGTTGGATTGGCGATTGGTTATGGCCGTGAGTGCACGGGCTACCAGGGTCGGGCCATTGGGGACAAAGTGGGTGTCAACGTTTATCCAATGATGAGCATTGATGCCGATGGCAACACCCAATATTACGCTGCAAGTGTAAAAGTATCGGAGTCGGTAGGAAAAGATAAAGACTTTGCTTGTGTACAATACCACCACGGGATGGGGATGACGGGCAAAGACAAGGATGGAAAAACCATCAAGGATCAGAGTAGCGGCAAAGACCTCAACTTGGACGAGCACACTTCTATGACCCTTGGCGCAGGCTATCAGGGCGGTATCGTTGATCGTTCGATCGTCTATAAAGCGCACATCAATGAGCTGCCCGAGTTGATTGAACACATCCAGGAAAAACGCAGCGAAGCGCAGCACCTGAATGATCAGACGCTTTATCCATTCGATAAATACGTAGCCGACCGTTACAGCCAGTCGCAATGGTGGGCGATGCACGTCGATTTGAGTGCATGTATCGGTTGTGGTGCTTGTCAGGTTGCTTGTGTGGCGGAAAACAACATTCCGGTAGTTGGTAAATTTGAAGTGTCTCGTCACCACGAGATGTCTTGGTTGCGCATCGATCGCTATTTCTTTGGCGATTATGAAACGCCCAACGTGGTGTACCAACCCATGATGTGCCAGCACTGCGACAACGCTCCTTGTGAAAACGTTTGTCCGGTAAATGCGACCAACCACAGTTCGGAAGGTTTGAACCAAATGTCTTACAACCGTTGTATTGGTACCCGCTACTGTGCCAACAACTGCCCTTATAAAGTGCGTCGTTTCAACTGGTTGGATTACACCACTGCCGATATTTTCCCGATCAACGAGAACTACATCAACGGTGAGGAATTGCCTTACACCGCCGATAACCTGATGCGGATGGTCTTGAACCCAGACGTAACGGTTCGCTCTCGTGGGGTGATTGAAAAATGTAGCTTCTGCGTACAACGCATCCAGGAAGGTAAACTGACTGCAAAACGTGAAGGCCGCAAAGTGAAGGATACCGATGTCAAAACTGCTTGCCAAACTGCTTGTCCTACGGGTGCCATCGTCTTTGGTGACCGCAACGACAAAACAGCTGAAGTAGCCAAGCGTTCAGCGCATCCGTTGAATTACCTCGCATTGGAGGAGATCAACGTACAATCTTCGGTGACCTATCAAGCAAAGGTGGTCAACCGGAACGAAGCTGTATAA
- the nrfD gene encoding NrfD/PsrC family molybdoenzyme membrane anchor subunit, which translates to MSGHISPIREPLITGAKTYHQITEDICGPTERTPSAAWMIAFILAVTGLAVYVFCVTWTIWVGIGSWNLNRTINWGWDITNFVWWVGIGHAGTLISAILLLFRQKWRTGVNRAAEAMTIFAVICAGQFPLIHMGRLWLGFFIFPYPNTRGPLWVNFNSPLLWDVFAISTYFTVSLLFWYTGLVPDFATVRDRASGFRRKMYNFLAFGWTGSAKHWQRWESLSLILAGLATPLVLSVHTIVSFDFATSVIPGWHTTIFPPYFVAGAIFSGFAMVQTLMLITRKVLHLEDYITLEHIDSMNKVILATGNIVGVAYLTELFISWYSGYIYEQFAFYNRLMGPYFWSYIGMMACNVISPQIFWSKKMRQNITITFAMSIFINIGMWFERFVIISTTLARDYLPSSWSYYSATWVEVGLFIGTLGLFSTCFMIFTRIAPVVAIAEIKSILKNAGDQYVGMSNAKKHAHAHEPVATKDSTDTH; encoded by the coding sequence ATGAGTGGACACATTTCTCCAATACGGGAACCCTTAATCACGGGTGCAAAGACGTACCACCAAATCACGGAGGACATCTGCGGGCCTACCGAACGTACGCCTTCCGCTGCCTGGATGATTGCTTTCATTCTTGCTGTAACGGGGCTAGCAGTTTATGTATTCTGTGTAACCTGGACCATTTGGGTAGGGATTGGTTCCTGGAACCTGAACCGTACCATCAACTGGGGTTGGGACATTACCAACTTCGTGTGGTGGGTAGGTATTGGTCACGCGGGTACGCTGATTTCGGCCATCTTGTTGCTGTTCCGTCAAAAATGGCGGACAGGCGTAAACCGGGCAGCAGAAGCAATGACGATCTTTGCGGTAATTTGCGCCGGCCAGTTCCCACTGATTCACATGGGACGCCTCTGGTTGGGCTTTTTTATCTTCCCCTATCCGAATACCCGTGGCCCATTGTGGGTCAACTTTAACTCACCACTGTTGTGGGACGTGTTCGCGATCTCGACGTATTTTACAGTTTCCTTGCTGTTTTGGTATACGGGTTTAGTGCCTGACTTTGCAACCGTTCGCGACCGTGCTTCCGGGTTCCGCCGCAAAATGTACAATTTCCTAGCTTTTGGCTGGACGGGTTCCGCCAAGCATTGGCAACGTTGGGAAAGTTTGTCACTGATTCTGGCGGGTTTGGCCACACCGCTGGTACTTTCAGTACACACCATCGTATCCTTTGACTTTGCTACTTCAGTCATTCCAGGATGGCACACCACCATCTTTCCTCCATACTTCGTGGCAGGGGCGATCTTCTCTGGTTTTGCCATGGTACAAACCCTGATGTTGATCACGCGTAAAGTGTTGCACCTGGAGGATTACATCACCCTGGAGCACATCGATAGCATGAACAAGGTGATCCTGGCAACGGGGAACATTGTTGGTGTGGCTTACCTGACCGAGTTGTTCATCTCCTGGTACTCTGGCTACATTTACGAGCAGTTTGCCTTCTACAACCGTTTGATGGGGCCTTACTTCTGGTCGTACATCGGGATGATGGCCTGTAACGTGATTTCTCCGCAGATTTTCTGGAGCAAAAAAATGCGTCAAAATATCACGATTACTTTTGCGATGTCGATTTTTATCAACATCGGGATGTGGTTCGAACGGTTCGTAATCATTTCTACAACCTTGGCACGCGATTATTTACCATCTTCCTGGAGTTATTATTCCGCTACTTGGGTAGAGGTAGGGCTGTTCATTGGCACTTTGGGCTTGTTCTCTACTTGTTTCATGATATTCACACGCATTGCACCAGTAGTGGCCATTGCTGAAATCAAGAGTATCCTGAAGAACGCTGGCGACCAGTATGTGGGCATGAGCAATGCGAAAAAACATGCCCATGCGCACGAACCTGTCGCAACTAAGGACAGCACCGACACGCATTAA
- a CDS encoding DUF3341 domain-containing protein translates to MTRSPNKDVLFGLYDDDAKILSAVGQARAAHLDIYDVFSPFPVHGMEDAMGFTESRIHQAGFVYGLIGTLTAFLGMTWVFTSDWPIIFGGKPYWAVPAFIPVTFELTVLFASIGMVVTFYTICGMGPGILNPTLHDRITDDKFCLAFDVTDASDEEKAKYRAFLQASGAEEIDQKHI, encoded by the coding sequence ATGACAAGATCTCCAAATAAAGATGTACTCTTCGGCCTCTATGATGATGATGCGAAGATCCTGAGTGCAGTAGGCCAAGCTCGTGCTGCACACCTGGACATTTACGATGTGTTCAGCCCTTTTCCTGTTCACGGTATGGAAGATGCTATGGGTTTCACCGAAAGCCGCATTCACCAGGCCGGGTTCGTATATGGTCTGATTGGTACCCTAACGGCCTTTTTGGGCATGACCTGGGTTTTTACCAGCGATTGGCCGATCATTTTTGGGGGTAAGCCATACTGGGCTGTACCTGCGTTCATCCCCGTTACTTTTGAGTTGACGGTTCTTTTTGCAAGCATTGGTATGGTGGTCACCTTCTATACGATTTGTGGAATGGGCCCGGGGATATTGAACCCAACCCTGCACGACCGCATCACGGACGATAAATTTTGTTTGGCATTTGATGTAACCGATGCTTCAGATGAAGAGAAAGCTAAATACAGAGCTTTTTTACAAGCATCCGGTGCGGAAGAAATTGATCAAAAGCACATTTAA